A genomic region of Candidatus Dadabacteria bacterium contains the following coding sequences:
- a CDS encoding IS110 family transposase, producing the protein MNNDKPIFFAGIDWGFSSHQVCLTDHNGSVLGEQAFKHGGGGLSEMARWLTKLSDSDPQNIAVAIGVTRGPVVESLLEQNFEVHSVNPKQLDRFRDRFSPSGAKDDRRDARVLASALRTDRRHFRRLEPQNPDIAVLRELTRTREELMSERNRMTNRLRQLLWSYYPQFNDLIDTLRLWLLELWELVPTPTAAKKTRPPTVQKLLKRHRVRRIDAKGVLDILRQGGISIQQPIEKSRVTRIKATVQRMKIIDRQIKQTETLIDETIDALAARESTENGVVGDIEILRSHQPTWRYLSLKRKSMPFP; encoded by the coding sequence ATGAACAATGATAAACCAATATTTTTTGCCGGTATCGACTGGGGCTTCTCCTCTCATCAGGTATGCCTCACAGATCACAACGGCTCCGTTTTGGGAGAACAAGCTTTCAAACACGGAGGCGGAGGCCTCTCGGAGATGGCCCGCTGGTTGACCAAACTCTCAGATTCCGACCCACAGAATATTGCAGTCGCTATTGGGGTTACAAGGGGACCTGTCGTTGAAAGCCTGCTTGAGCAAAACTTCGAGGTGCACTCTGTAAACCCCAAGCAGCTTGACCGCTTCAGGGATCGCTTCTCTCCCTCCGGAGCCAAAGACGACCGTAGAGATGCCCGAGTGCTTGCCTCGGCATTGCGTACAGACCGCCGCCACTTCCGCCGTCTTGAGCCTCAGAACCCCGATATAGCCGTACTTCGGGAACTGACACGCACGAGAGAGGAACTTATGTCTGAACGCAACCGCATGACAAACCGTCTGCGTCAGCTGCTTTGGAGCTACTACCCTCAGTTCAATGACCTTATAGACACTCTTCGCCTCTGGCTCCTTGAACTGTGGGAACTTGTTCCTACGCCCACCGCGGCAAAGAAAACCAGACCACCCACGGTTCAAAAGCTTCTGAAGCGTCACAGGGTAAGGCGCATTGACGCAAAGGGAGTTCTGGACATCCTGCGCCAGGGGGGAATAAGCATTCAGCAGCCAATAGAAAAAAGTCGCGTCACTCGTATAAAAGCCACCGTCCAACGCATGAAGATCATAGACAGACAGATCAAGCAGACAGAAACTCTTATCGATGAAACCATTGACGCTTTAGCCGCGAGGGAAAGCACAGAGAATGGAGTAGTGGGAGATATTGAGATACTGCGCTCCCATCAACCGACCTGGCGGTACTTGAGCTTGAAAAGGAAGTCGATGCCATTCCCATGA
- a CDS encoding trypsin-like peptidase domain-containing protein, whose product MKIADQRPGRNEVLMAIGQEREKSRGLGAWRVTAGPALELESPYTVIPGSVSASRPGIIYHALPTGGGMSGGPVFNKDGEVVSIVSAGRPVDNVKSLFGVNVFRTSAAGKLRLWLYGFDQRGTTHVSFGPNPSELRGLYEKIGGEPGNVGEYRDDNNWARTGHQLGDSYSPFPVDRFEHMNEVYKEARKGAVTIHATGRGGSGFIYDDSTVITAGHVAHTANEKGLEVDIRTINDKTYKGRVVKIQSEPGICDIAIIKTTETLDLSGDRGIENAAKKLEIGDSSSLRCGDPLVQIGSGHLYNNAGLLQGVGAVYQRTRDYVSEFFSPSVSGGMSGGPVVNEKGEVITLGSSVFGAAASRWEKPGPLFIHTRLPVYMRQDASDGPNSETMKKFIEDPAFYCPSR is encoded by the coding sequence ATGAAAATTGCCGACCAAAGGCCCGGGAGAAACGAAGTTCTGATGGCAATAGGTCAGGAACGTGAAAAATCAAGAGGCCTCGGTGCGTGGAGAGTTACCGCGGGGCCCGCGCTTGAACTGGAAAGCCCATACACAGTTATTCCGGGAAGTGTTTCGGCAAGTCGTCCGGGAATAATATATCACGCACTGCCGACCGGCGGGGGGATGAGCGGAGGCCCCGTATTTAACAAAGATGGAGAAGTAGTCTCTATAGTGTCGGCAGGTCGGCCTGTCGATAACGTCAAGTCTCTCTTCGGAGTCAATGTTTTCCGAACCTCGGCCGCGGGAAAGCTTCGCCTGTGGCTCTACGGATTTGATCAGAGAGGAACAACGCATGTCTCTTTCGGACCAAATCCCTCGGAACTAAGAGGGCTTTACGAAAAGATCGGGGGAGAACCGGGGAATGTCGGCGAATACAGAGACGACAACAACTGGGCCAGAACCGGCCACCAGTTAGGAGATTCCTACAGCCCGTTTCCTGTTGATCGGTTCGAACATATGAACGAGGTATACAAGGAGGCGCGCAAAGGCGCCGTAACTATCCATGCCACAGGGCGAGGTGGTTCTGGATTCATATACGATGACAGCACGGTCATAACGGCAGGACACGTAGCGCATACAGCTAACGAGAAGGGTCTGGAAGTCGATATTCGAACGATAAACGATAAAACGTACAAAGGAAGAGTTGTGAAAATACAAAGTGAACCGGGAATTTGCGATATCGCCATTATAAAAACAACAGAGACCTTGGATTTGAGCGGAGACAGGGGGATTGAAAATGCCGCCAAGAAACTCGAAATAGGCGATTCTTCTTCTCTCAGGTGCGGAGACCCTCTTGTCCAGATCGGTTCTGGACATCTCTATAACAACGCAGGCCTGTTGCAGGGAGTTGGCGCAGTCTACCAGAGAACAAGAGATTACGTATCAGAATTTTTCTCCCCGTCCGTAAGCGGCGGTATGAGCGGCGGTCCTGTCGTGAACGAAAAAGGCGAAGTAATCACATTGGGTTCTTCAGTTTTCGGCGCGGCAGCATCACGATGGGAAAAGCCGGGACCGCTGTTCATCCACACCCGTCTTCCGGTTTACATGCGGCAGGACGCATCCGACGGGCCTAATTCCGAAACGATGAAAAAGTTTATTGAAGATCCCGCCTTTTATTGTCCATCACGCTGA